The following are encoded together in the Salinibacterium sp. UTAS2018 genome:
- a CDS encoding PHP domain-containing protein: MMIDLHTHSAVSDGLDSPAELMRLGAEAGLSVIGLTDHDTTAGWAEASVAAQQQGIRLLRGAELSTTDARGGTVHMLAYLFDPNAPELLAELAKAPQQREDRVRAIIERLQQDFAVSFESITERAGVGTMLGKPHIAAELVAIGAVPTPRDAFTNILADGSKYLVPLIRMSPLTAVDLVQKAGGVTVIAHPRDGGRGNGLTAAEIAELRDAGLFGLEVDHREHTALARAELTALATDLGLRMTGSSDYHSTVKPNRLGENTTAPEVLEELLASATSGMGLL; encoded by the coding sequence ATGATGATCGATCTCCACACGCACTCGGCGGTCTCCGATGGTCTCGACTCCCCTGCCGAGCTGATGCGTTTGGGCGCCGAAGCTGGGCTGTCGGTCATCGGCCTCACCGATCACGACACGACGGCGGGCTGGGCAGAAGCATCCGTCGCCGCACAGCAGCAGGGCATCCGCTTACTTCGTGGTGCCGAGCTTTCTACGACGGATGCCCGGGGCGGCACAGTGCACATGCTGGCGTACCTGTTCGATCCGAACGCGCCTGAGCTGCTCGCAGAACTCGCGAAAGCTCCCCAGCAACGGGAGGATCGTGTCCGGGCGATTATCGAGCGCCTCCAGCAGGATTTCGCTGTCTCGTTCGAGTCGATTACCGAGCGCGCCGGTGTCGGCACGATGCTGGGCAAGCCGCACATCGCGGCCGAGCTAGTGGCGATAGGAGCGGTCCCTACTCCGCGTGACGCTTTCACGAATATTCTCGCGGACGGCAGCAAATACCTTGTCCCCTTGATACGGATGAGCCCGCTCACCGCTGTTGACCTCGTACAGAAAGCCGGCGGAGTCACGGTCATCGCGCATCCGCGAGACGGAGGGCGGGGCAATGGCCTTACCGCCGCCGAGATCGCTGAGCTGCGGGATGCCGGACTCTTTGGTCTCGAAGTTGACCACCGCGAGCACACCGCCCTTGCCCGCGCAGAACTCACCGCTCTCGCAACCGACTTAGGACTGCGGATGACCGGCTCCAGCGACTACCACTCGACAGTCAAGCCCAATCGCCTCGGCGAAAACACCACTGCCCCCGAGGTACTCGAGGAGCTCCTCGCGAGCGCGACCTCGGGGATGGGGCTCCTGTAG
- a CDS encoding ADP-ribosylglycohydrolase family protein, translated as MKLSSAQTDRATGVMLAMACGDALGAGYEFGPPFEGEVEMKGGGGFGWAPGEWTDDTSMAVPILRAAATGRDLRDEAVLDEIVAAWVNWAKTAPDVGVQTSGVLRGIEPTASAARASARRVHDARGRSGGNGSLMRTAPVALAYLGDAQGLAEAARAISDLTHFDEDAGDACVLWSLAIRHAILTGEADVRVGLSALAPDRATRWAAFIADAETRQPRDFTKNGWVVEALQAAWSAIVNGESLVDTLERAVRGGRDADTVAAIAGGLVGARWGLSAIPAAWQRIVHGWPNLTSLDLVRLSSKTVRGEPVPERIDYTELGDVSTLVQHPHDAGVWLGAVGALDILPPEVDAVVSLCRIGSKQVPARIRHRVEVRLIDKSTPSENPNLLFVLADAADAVAALRAEGHTVLLHCVQAHSRTPTVAALYAARHLGVPIDTALAEVRAALPNARPNGAFRAALADASLVPTKGASE; from the coding sequence ATGAAACTTTCTAGTGCCCAAACTGATCGCGCCACCGGCGTGATGCTCGCGATGGCGTGCGGCGATGCTCTCGGCGCCGGCTACGAATTCGGGCCTCCTTTCGAGGGCGAGGTTGAGATGAAGGGTGGCGGCGGCTTCGGCTGGGCTCCCGGCGAATGGACCGACGACACCTCCATGGCCGTGCCCATCCTGCGCGCCGCGGCCACCGGTCGCGACCTGCGCGACGAGGCTGTGCTCGACGAGATCGTCGCGGCCTGGGTCAACTGGGCCAAGACGGCTCCGGATGTCGGGGTGCAGACCAGCGGAGTGCTGCGCGGCATCGAACCTACCGCGAGCGCCGCCCGCGCATCCGCCCGCCGCGTGCACGATGCTCGCGGTCGCAGCGGCGGCAACGGCTCGCTCATGCGCACCGCCCCGGTCGCGCTCGCCTACCTCGGTGACGCGCAAGGGCTCGCCGAGGCGGCCCGCGCGATCAGCGACCTCACCCACTTCGATGAGGATGCCGGCGACGCCTGCGTGCTCTGGAGCCTCGCGATCCGTCACGCGATCCTCACTGGCGAAGCGGATGTTCGGGTCGGGCTCTCGGCCCTCGCCCCCGACCGCGCCACCCGCTGGGCCGCGTTCATCGCGGACGCCGAGACCCGGCAGCCCCGCGACTTCACCAAGAACGGCTGGGTTGTGGAAGCGCTGCAGGCCGCGTGGTCGGCGATCGTCAACGGCGAGAGCCTCGTCGACACCCTCGAGCGTGCCGTGCGGGGTGGCCGTGATGCCGACACCGTTGCCGCGATCGCGGGTGGTCTCGTGGGTGCCCGCTGGGGACTCTCCGCGATTCCCGCCGCCTGGCAGCGCATCGTGCACGGCTGGCCGAACCTCACGAGCCTCGACCTCGTGCGTCTCTCCAGCAAGACCGTGCGGGGCGAGCCGGTGCCCGAACGCATCGACTACACCGAGTTAGGCGACGTGTCGACGTTGGTGCAGCATCCGCACGACGCTGGCGTCTGGCTCGGGGCAGTCGGCGCGCTCGACATCCTTCCGCCCGAAGTGGATGCCGTGGTGTCACTCTGCCGCATCGGCTCTAAGCAGGTGCCTGCCCGCATCCGCCACCGTGTCGAGGTGCGCCTGATCGACAAGTCGACGCCCTCCGAAAACCCGAACCTGCTCTTCGTGCTCGCCGATGCAGCGGATGCCGTGGCCGCCCTGCGCGCCGAAGGCCACACGGTGCTGCTCCACTGCGTGCAGGCGCACAGCCGCACCCCCACCGTCGCTGCGCTCTATGCCGCGCGGCACCTCGGGGTACCGATAGACACCGCGTTGGCTGAGGTGCGCGCGGCCCTGCCGAACGCTCGCCCGAACGGGGCGTTTCGGGCGGCGCTTGCCGACGCTAGTTTGGTCCCAACAAAGGGAGCATCCGAATGA
- a CDS encoding ARPP-1 family domain-containing protein: MNREIHRHQNRPLPQLHVGHGSHHGALSIFPLWVDSPRVTGLDWKASSIRTAEREGSPVVGELVLHNSTTRPVVALEGDLLKGGWQDRMLARSLLLEPFEARVAEVFCVEAGRWGARSTDASAAHEASGRRSALSVRRGDASGGSGERGGSQQSEVWQRISRFENTLGATASSSMLDHLDRSAPLEARPLDGQRGVIIGIGGRVIGAELFGNTAGLRSRWQGILAAAALDAQLAPQRRTTAHDARVFTRHLQAVTLEDGGDAGLARAVRSQQGRLRASGIVQTNAHTNMHTHTSAPTASIIHLTAFDDAHPLLENA; encoded by the coding sequence ATGAACAGAGAGATTCACCGCCACCAGAACAGACCACTCCCCCAGCTCCACGTCGGCCACGGCAGCCACCACGGTGCCCTCAGCATCTTCCCCCTCTGGGTCGACTCGCCCCGCGTCACCGGCCTCGACTGGAAGGCCAGCAGCATCCGCACCGCTGAACGCGAAGGCTCCCCCGTCGTCGGCGAACTCGTGCTGCACAACAGCACCACCCGCCCCGTCGTCGCCCTCGAAGGCGACCTCCTGAAAGGCGGATGGCAGGATCGGATGCTCGCCCGCAGCCTTCTGCTCGAACCCTTCGAGGCGCGCGTCGCCGAAGTGTTCTGCGTCGAAGCCGGACGTTGGGGCGCACGCTCAACGGACGCCTCAGCAGCCCACGAGGCCAGCGGCCGCCGCAGTGCGCTCAGCGTGCGGCGCGGCGACGCAAGTGGCGGCAGCGGCGAGCGCGGCGGTAGCCAGCAGTCCGAAGTGTGGCAGCGCATCAGCCGCTTCGAGAACACCCTCGGCGCTACGGCCAGTTCGTCGATGCTCGATCATCTCGACCGTTCCGCGCCACTCGAAGCCCGCCCGCTCGACGGCCAGCGCGGCGTCATCATCGGCATCGGCGGCCGCGTAATCGGAGCAGAACTCTTCGGCAACACTGCCGGGCTGCGCAGCCGGTGGCAGGGCATCCTCGCGGCCGCCGCCTTGGACGCCCAGCTCGCCCCGCAGCGACGCACCACCGCCCACGATGCCCGCGTCTTCACCCGTCACCTGCAGGCCGTGACCCTCGAAGACGGCGGAGACGCGGGGCTCGCCCGCGCAGTACGGTCGCAACAGGGCCGACTGCGGGCATCCGGAATCGTACAGACGAACGCGCACACCAACATGCACACCCACACCAGTGCACCAACAGCCAGCATCATCCACCTCACCGCGTTTGACGACGCGCACCCCCTATTGGAGAACGCATGA
- a CDS encoding NUDIX hydrolase produces MEIYRDSHDRALTDYPRPSVAVDTAVLTVPPRGALSVLLVRAGAGVGAGTGTGTGTGAGTGAGTTWRLPGTFLHEGELLADAVLRSLRTKAGVSGLSPRQLHVFDDPARDNRGWVLSVAHLDVVPWPSLTIDESLAKVVPVADAGALPYGHNDILDQAVATLRTRYASAPDPAGLLEHPFTLRQLKHLHETVAGEPLMRDSFRRAMEPQLAATGELAAGTVGKPARLFEMFTEACSATGYR; encoded by the coding sequence ATGGAGATCTACCGCGACTCGCACGACCGGGCCCTGACCGACTACCCGCGCCCCTCCGTCGCCGTCGACACCGCGGTGCTCACGGTTCCGCCGCGCGGCGCGCTCAGCGTGCTGCTGGTGCGCGCTGGCGCTGGCGTCGGCGCTGGCACTGGCACTGGCACTGGCACCGGTGCTGGCACTGGTGCTGGCACCACCTGGCGCCTGCCGGGCACCTTCCTGCACGAGGGTGAGTTGCTGGCGGATGCCGTACTGCGCTCGCTCCGTACGAAGGCCGGAGTCTCGGGCTTGTCGCCCCGCCAACTCCACGTTTTCGATGACCCCGCCCGCGACAATCGCGGGTGGGTGCTCTCGGTCGCTCACCTCGATGTGGTGCCGTGGCCTAGCCTCACGATCGACGAGTCCCTCGCGAAGGTAGTGCCGGTGGCGGATGCTGGCGCCCTCCCGTATGGCCACAACGACATCCTCGACCAAGCGGTGGCCACTCTCCGCACACGCTACGCGTCAGCCCCCGACCCGGCCGGTCTGCTGGAGCACCCCTTCACCCTGCGCCAACTAAAGCACCTGCACGAAACCGTCGCCGGCGAACCCCTCATGCGCGACAGCTTCCGGCGCGCCATGGAGCCGCAGCTCGCCGCGACGGGCGAGCTCGCCGCCGGCACGGTGGGGAAGCCGGCGCGGTTATTCGAAATGTTTACGGAAGCCTGTAGTGCGACTGGTTATAGGTAA
- a CDS encoding DNA methyltransferase, whose amino-acid sequence MSKSTDSVAISGEGGLDALEASAEKLNESIDSQVRKQEKILSVLDSSFNVFEDSSAADLVHSSPNSGERFQRWFRYREGFSPELIDRAVRQLDIETVSILDPFSGAGSTLVAAHQAGIPSIGFEVNPIVSIVARAKTHNYSTADIESIRRVLRQVQMAAPGQPMAKRPALGILDKVFRTDVLNALLTIRQIIDEVPAGNVNDFLMTGWLSTLEGVSNVFKEGNGIKYRNRKRTSNGYTTIPWEQVPGFEIEGWGLVKSRLASQFHAMLEDVEPDVQLASPVVHEVSSVTGIDGVKDQSISLAIFSPPYCNNFNYMKIFKVELWMSGLVETYADVRAIGERALRSHVEMPIVVPEARTLPSELYALVEQIDPTKLWNSKIPKTIFAYFLDMRELLAGVYRTLSDGGECHIVIGNSAYGGVVIPTDVLLAKIAVELGFGVDRVAVARHLTTSSQQRRAMEPLVGYLRESIVVLKKERNA is encoded by the coding sequence GTGTCGAAGTCAACTGATAGTGTCGCAATCTCCGGAGAGGGGGGGCTTGACGCCTTGGAAGCTTCCGCAGAAAAACTCAATGAGTCGATTGACTCTCAGGTGCGCAAGCAGGAAAAAATTCTCAGCGTGCTTGACTCATCGTTCAACGTGTTCGAAGATAGCTCCGCCGCCGATCTTGTCCACTCCTCGCCAAACAGCGGCGAACGTTTTCAACGCTGGTTCCGATATCGCGAAGGATTCTCTCCTGAATTGATTGATCGCGCGGTTAGACAACTCGACATCGAAACTGTCTCAATTCTCGATCCATTTTCTGGCGCTGGTTCGACCCTGGTGGCGGCGCACCAAGCAGGTATACCCTCGATAGGCTTTGAGGTAAACCCTATTGTGTCAATTGTGGCGAGAGCCAAGACGCACAACTACTCGACAGCGGACATCGAAAGTATACGACGCGTTCTTCGACAGGTGCAGATGGCCGCTCCCGGTCAGCCTATGGCCAAGCGGCCTGCTCTCGGTATCTTGGACAAAGTGTTCAGGACCGACGTTCTAAACGCTTTGTTGACTATACGTCAGATAATCGATGAAGTGCCGGCGGGCAATGTCAATGATTTCCTCATGACTGGCTGGTTGTCCACCCTCGAGGGCGTTTCCAATGTCTTCAAAGAGGGCAACGGCATCAAATATCGGAACAGAAAGCGCACCTCGAACGGCTACACGACGATTCCTTGGGAGCAAGTCCCGGGATTCGAAATCGAAGGGTGGGGCTTGGTTAAGTCTCGGCTAGCTTCGCAGTTTCACGCGATGCTTGAGGATGTGGAGCCGGACGTCCAGTTGGCGTCTCCGGTTGTGCATGAAGTGTCTTCAGTTACAGGAATTGATGGAGTGAAAGATCAGTCAATTTCACTCGCCATCTTCTCGCCGCCTTATTGCAACAACTTCAACTACATGAAGATATTTAAGGTCGAGCTTTGGATGTCGGGCCTTGTGGAAACTTACGCTGATGTTAGAGCGATAGGCGAGCGAGCTCTGCGCTCACACGTAGAGATGCCGATTGTGGTGCCAGAGGCACGTACTTTACCTAGCGAGCTATACGCGCTCGTTGAGCAAATCGACCCTACGAAGCTCTGGAACTCTAAGATCCCGAAAACCATATTCGCCTATTTTCTGGATATGCGCGAGTTGCTAGCGGGCGTCTACAGGACTCTGTCCGACGGCGGCGAGTGCCATATTGTGATCGGGAACTCTGCATACGGCGGTGTTGTCATTCCCACCGACGTGTTGCTCGCCAAGATTGCCGTCGAGCTCGGCTTTGGCGTGGATCGAGTGGCGGTAGCTAGGCACCTTACTACCAGCTCGCAGCAACGTAGAGCGATGGAGCCACTTGTAGGGTATCTCCGCGAGTCGATCGTTGTGCTAAAGAAGGAGAGAAATGCCTGA
- a CDS encoding McrB family protein → MPDQIEASSNNANGGAGDFYWHQARDSSLTPRAIQMFQIAARHDGEDFDAAKHLIDDEYATITGNVSERHGGKFQTAIQAYRETGWIAVHEGKISVTAAGHQALALLGDLPSFLGAVPPFLLELLARFQLNNPERPTGRGEGTTTLRDSSDIFPYWTIWKIMRECDDRVTIKELQRFVFRLHRQEDIQATIESIREFRSNANSGKTEAELDLVFPPRLTGANAEPKYWMGRAGTQIGRLPPLIEKPDSSTYQFNRYYLPMIDAVLANEPVFQEALSAESWMADFGRPVDLEPAAGDSNGRSKPTDESEQIDVGIDDDDALALEVEQLIKDGSRSFLLTGPPGTSKSWYARQLASRIVSGNAAQIRLVQFHASYGYEDFMEGFVPELVPGQQLPSFVRQWKVFAEVCRLAENGEMAVLVIDEFSRGDAGRIFGEALTYMEPDYRDKPFRLSSGRTLSIPANLVIIATMNPNDRSVSAIDVAMQRRFEVIQMKPDSKILKDLLAMNGVSDELVDRVLVFFNVCQEVMPHGGLGHAYFMAVRDEDSLQRLWDYKLSPLFEQELKYVPEDLERISLAFNTMIAGW, encoded by the coding sequence ATGCCTGACCAAATCGAAGCTTCCTCTAACAACGCTAATGGCGGTGCGGGTGACTTCTATTGGCATCAGGCTAGGGATAGTTCGTTGACGCCTCGCGCGATCCAAATGTTTCAGATAGCGGCGAGACACGACGGCGAAGACTTCGACGCTGCCAAGCATCTAATCGACGATGAGTACGCGACAATCACTGGAAATGTGTCCGAACGCCACGGAGGCAAGTTTCAAACCGCGATTCAAGCGTATCGAGAGACCGGGTGGATCGCGGTCCATGAAGGAAAAATCAGTGTCACGGCTGCGGGGCATCAGGCTTTAGCTTTGCTCGGTGACCTGCCTAGCTTCCTTGGAGCGGTACCGCCGTTTCTTTTGGAGCTGCTGGCTAGATTTCAACTCAATAATCCGGAGAGGCCCACGGGCCGAGGTGAAGGCACCACGACGCTACGGGACTCCAGCGATATTTTCCCATACTGGACGATATGGAAGATAATGCGCGAATGTGATGACCGAGTCACGATCAAGGAGCTGCAGAGGTTTGTGTTCCGGCTTCATCGCCAGGAGGACATTCAGGCAACGATTGAATCGATAAGGGAATTCCGTTCCAACGCGAACTCAGGTAAGACTGAGGCTGAGCTTGATTTGGTATTTCCTCCGCGGTTAACCGGTGCGAATGCCGAGCCTAAGTATTGGATGGGCCGAGCTGGAACACAGATCGGTCGCTTACCACCCCTTATAGAAAAGCCGGATAGCTCGACCTACCAATTCAACCGATATTACTTACCGATGATCGATGCGGTACTGGCGAACGAACCCGTCTTCCAGGAGGCGTTGTCGGCGGAGAGCTGGATGGCAGATTTTGGTCGCCCAGTAGATCTAGAGCCTGCTGCCGGCGATTCGAACGGCCGTAGCAAACCCACTGACGAAAGTGAGCAGATCGACGTCGGAATCGATGACGACGATGCCCTTGCGCTTGAAGTGGAACAACTGATTAAGGATGGTTCTCGGTCCTTCCTGCTTACGGGGCCGCCAGGTACTAGTAAGTCTTGGTACGCGCGACAGCTTGCCAGCAGAATCGTCAGTGGAAACGCTGCACAGATTCGGCTTGTGCAATTTCACGCATCGTATGGGTATGAGGACTTCATGGAGGGCTTCGTGCCCGAACTGGTTCCTGGGCAACAACTTCCAAGTTTTGTGAGGCAATGGAAGGTCTTCGCGGAAGTCTGCAGGCTAGCGGAAAACGGCGAGATGGCTGTCTTGGTAATCGATGAATTCAGCCGTGGAGATGCGGGTCGCATCTTTGGTGAGGCTCTTACATATATGGAACCAGATTACCGGGATAAGCCTTTTCGACTGTCGTCGGGCAGAACTCTATCAATACCCGCAAATCTCGTCATCATCGCCACGATGAATCCTAATGACCGCTCAGTTTCAGCGATTGATGTGGCTATGCAACGACGTTTCGAAGTTATACAGATGAAGCCGGATTCTAAAATTCTCAAGGATTTGCTCGCTATGAATGGAGTCAGTGATGAACTGGTCGATAGAGTTCTAGTTTTTTTCAATGTGTGCCAAGAGGTAATGCCGCACGGAGGCCTGGGCCATGCGTACTTTATGGCGGTGAGAGACGAGGATAGCCTTCAGCGGCTCTGGGATTACAAACTCTCACCCTTGTTCGAGCAAGAGCTGAAATACGTTCCAGAAGATCTGGAGCGGATATCTCTGGCGTTCAACACCATGATCGCCGGATGGTAA
- a CDS encoding McrC family protein produces MTRPIEYLDVVERGEIVVEDERHVSALLALGPEFEERQYFAIRVRRGKFFLTAGKYVGIIPIGRYLVLRVSTKVSTTQLIQILTLAEQPPLLISLLERAYGQGSDLSMLELLVRAFHRELATLFRLGPIREYTRTLGEGQTVRGRALPGETISKFWPKASFDRVMFEYFDFSPQNHLNQALEYALWLSQRVYPKVSSNPDAGVMQDLSDAHQVFGSIQPDRSRAFLPSLRRHLQEKPSDEPFVSFRPLLTLSLMLLDEIGVNLESDSAADVDLAPMVVDMEEVFQNMLFHTLATRAKMFQGFECWDTAKSHQRPLLSSRDRSLPDGFRSIASNRPAKPDLTFALNGVPVIVGDAKYKSSRDIHDVYQAVAHAGAYGARDILLVYPTEGADKVIEFTSHGYIGDVGVFVCRFPLDSVDLESEADTLILAIHELVPSAARVNG; encoded by the coding sequence ATGACTCGTCCCATCGAGTATTTAGACGTCGTCGAGCGCGGCGAGATTGTTGTCGAAGACGAGAGACATGTAAGTGCGCTCTTAGCGCTTGGGCCAGAGTTTGAGGAAAGACAATATTTTGCGATTCGGGTTCGTCGAGGGAAGTTCTTCCTAACAGCGGGCAAATACGTCGGGATTATTCCGATTGGTCGCTATTTAGTCCTTCGAGTCTCAACCAAAGTTTCCACCACGCAGCTTATCCAGATTCTTACTCTGGCTGAACAGCCGCCGTTGCTCATCAGTTTGCTCGAACGCGCCTATGGGCAAGGCTCGGATCTCAGCATGTTGGAGTTACTAGTTCGTGCGTTTCACCGTGAGTTGGCGACGTTGTTCCGACTCGGACCGATTCGTGAGTACACGAGGACACTGGGCGAAGGCCAGACGGTGCGCGGGCGTGCACTTCCAGGAGAGACTATTTCCAAGTTTTGGCCCAAAGCAAGTTTTGATCGAGTTATGTTCGAATATTTCGACTTCAGCCCTCAAAATCATCTGAATCAAGCGCTGGAATATGCGTTATGGCTCTCGCAACGGGTGTATCCGAAGGTATCTTCAAACCCAGATGCTGGTGTGATGCAAGACCTATCTGATGCACACCAAGTCTTCGGATCGATTCAACCCGATCGCAGTCGGGCGTTCCTGCCATCGCTGAGGCGCCACCTGCAAGAGAAACCTTCGGACGAGCCATTCGTGTCGTTCCGTCCACTGCTTACACTTTCGCTCATGCTCTTGGATGAAATAGGGGTGAACTTGGAGAGTGACTCCGCTGCCGATGTTGACTTGGCGCCCATGGTCGTCGACATGGAAGAGGTGTTTCAAAACATGCTCTTTCACACGCTCGCAACCAGAGCGAAAATGTTTCAAGGATTTGAGTGTTGGGACACAGCTAAAAGTCACCAGAGGCCGCTGCTCAGTTCGCGCGATCGTAGCTTGCCCGATGGATTTAGATCAATAGCTTCGAATAGACCAGCGAAGCCAGATCTGACGTTCGCATTGAACGGAGTGCCGGTTATCGTGGGCGACGCCAAGTACAAATCGAGCCGCGACATTCACGACGTTTATCAAGCAGTGGCGCACGCCGGCGCCTATGGGGCGAGGGATATATTGCTTGTCTACCCCACCGAAGGAGCAGATAAAGTCATTGAATTTACGAGCCATGGTTATATTGGCGATGTAGGGGTGTTCGTCTGCAGGTTTCCGCTCGATTCGGTTGACCTAGAGTCCGAAGCAGACACGCTTATTTTAGCTATTCACGAGCTGGTTCCCAGCGCTGCGCGTGTGAACGGGTAG
- a CDS encoding class I SAM-dependent methyltransferase: protein MFGFMPHDATSSPATADTAPATARDQTDDAKSATVGSPDMNVWMVGQQVSPTQRRGRYEPATFGHPAKMLPELARRIVETYSREGNTVVDLMSGIGTTGVESIWLNRNYVGVEIEHEYYAIQKANLDLAKSQGALGQWSLNVGDAQDDFGIREVDLVTFSPPYHDAIHNQGNELERIKKKIASGSASQALVRRFANWNESTEQAAAGTRSKGYSSNVTNIGHQKGDTFRASMSQIYARAFASLRPGGYLAVVTKDQRDRKTGELTDVYGDTVKACKDAGFQLHQHIVAILCKVDENSGKITPRTSHWQRIAVNKSLGTDRVILLGQFEDVAVFRKPAL from the coding sequence ATGTTCGGTTTTATGCCTCACGATGCAACCAGCTCGCCTGCTACAGCCGATACAGCTCCGGCAACAGCTAGGGACCAGACAGACGACGCCAAGAGCGCAACCGTTGGGTCCCCCGACATGAACGTATGGATGGTGGGCCAACAAGTCAGCCCTACGCAACGACGCGGCAGGTACGAGCCTGCTACATTCGGGCACCCCGCAAAGATGCTTCCTGAACTCGCGCGGCGGATCGTTGAAACATATTCGCGGGAAGGCAACACTGTTGTCGACTTGATGAGTGGCATCGGGACGACTGGCGTCGAATCGATCTGGCTAAATCGTAATTATGTCGGGGTGGAGATCGAACATGAGTATTATGCGATCCAGAAAGCCAATTTAGATTTGGCAAAGTCGCAAGGAGCGCTCGGCCAGTGGTCACTCAATGTTGGCGATGCACAGGATGACTTTGGCATCCGAGAAGTAGACCTCGTCACGTTTTCGCCTCCCTATCACGACGCAATTCACAATCAAGGCAACGAGCTCGAGCGGATAAAGAAAAAAATTGCCAGCGGATCAGCGTCTCAAGCGCTAGTCCGCAGGTTTGCCAATTGGAATGAGTCCACTGAGCAGGCAGCTGCTGGTACCCGCTCGAAAGGCTACTCCTCCAACGTCACAAACATTGGCCACCAAAAGGGAGACACATTTAGAGCATCAATGAGCCAAATTTACGCCCGCGCGTTCGCTTCCCTGCGACCAGGAGGCTACCTAGCGGTCGTGACGAAAGATCAGCGGGATCGCAAGACCGGAGAACTGACAGACGTATATGGAGATACTGTCAAGGCTTGCAAAGATGCCGGGTTCCAGCTCCACCAGCACATCGTCGCGATTCTTTGTAAAGTCGATGAAAATTCAGGAAAGATTACCCCGCGTACTTCACACTGGCAACGAATCGCTGTAAATAAGTCTCTGGGAACCGATCGCGTTATCTTGCTCGGCCAGTTTGAAGATGTGGCAGTTTTTCGGAAGCCGGCCTTGTAA